GTGGGTCTGTGAGTGCTAATTTACTCTCTGCTCTCTCTCAGGAGACATACACCTTATGGAAATCAGACCGACTACAGGATATTTGAACTAAACAAGCGGCTCCAGAACTGGACAGAGGTGAGACGGATGTTCTGATTGTCTTCTGTTGGCAGTCTTAACTAACAGCACTTTGAAGATTTGAATAATTGAAGACACGTTTCATATGTCTGACATAAACCCAGTAATGTTAGCACAGAAACACCTGTTGATGAACTGTGTCTTACCGTttgtgtctatctgtctctctcaggAGTGTGATAATCTGTGGTGGGACGCTTTCACTACTGAATTCTTTGAAGACGACGCAATGCTCACCATCACTTTCTGTCTGGAGGATGGCCCTAAACGATACAGTGAGCAGCACACATTTACTTCAGTTACTAGAGTAAACCATTGGAAATGCATtcatgctaaaaaaaacatttgtctattTTGAAGATTTAATGGTGTACACATTATGAATTAAGAATAAATGTGAAGTATTAAAATTGAGGAAGGACttgttacacaaaaaaaaaaactacatttgctTTGGCATTAATTGAACTAAATGTATACTTTGCAAAAGTTAAGAAtatttaaatctaatttaaaccatttgttaggcctgtcgtgattattaaataatcgtatgattatttattattattgtgcactttaaattccaatcatgttttaatgcccaaataagggaattttaagtgaatgtataaatgccatgaacggcacgtttgtgtgtctcattcagttgaactctgagcgtcactgagccgcaccgcggACGTCAACCAGagcatataaatataaaaacaccAAATagaaactttgatagtgaacacaaagcGCTCCGGCTTCATTTTAAACAATCATATAATGacaaatgttcctggtcatagTGGGTTCATGCACACAGTGTtcatgacacgcagtgacacggAGGAGGAGACGCACGCTTACTCGATTTCTGTGGAGTGATTCAATTATAGGACAAATAagagcttgtgggtttaatcaaagaacattaaaataacatgaaagtgaagaaattaggacagaaatattttactattgcgtaatataatatacaataatataataaaacaaatataaatacattatttttaatcaaaaatcCAATACGAGTTactaaaacaacagtgtaaatgtaaaattgaccaaaaagagagacatatttgaattatttagaaatattttgatatttaaaacattatttttaatgtcattcatacatttttaaagccttaaaaggagaTCATATatctctattttattatttgattcatatatttgaagttaaatatgtaaaaatgacttcgtcaggtgtatgaagcacacatgcacctcaAGAAATATTACAagttatatgacaattaatcgtgaaagcctaaaagagacaattaattgtcattatTTGTTCAACAATTAATCaccagccaaatttcataattgtgacagctctaccatttgtttattgtattttgtatgtataaatctatatttttttgagtgtaactgGAGTACTAGAGTAAACTGAATTGATGGCTTTTTGTCAGTTTGACATGTTACTTACTGCAGTGTTGTTGTTGTCTCTCTCGTCAGCGATTGGTCGGACGCTGATTCCCCGTTATTTCAGGAGTGTGTTTGAGGGCGGCGCCAACGAGCTGTACTACATCCTGAAACACCCAAAAGAGTCTTTCCACAACAATTTTGTGTCTCTTGACTGTGATCAGTGCACGATGGTCACACAGAACGGCAAACCCATGTTCAcacaggtttgtgtgtgtgtgtgttttactgaaATCATAATGTGAATTTCAGTGGTATTTCTTGATGTAAGTGTGTGTAAAACTCTCTGCTGGTCTCTCTCCAGGTGTGTGTGGAAGGCCGTTTGTACCTGGAGTTCATGTTTGATGACATGATGAGGATAAAGACGTGGCATTTCAGCATCCGGCAGCACAGAGAGCTCATTCCCCGCAGCATCCTGGCCATGCATGTCAGTCCCTCGGCCTACAGTCACAGATACACAGCCTGACACTATTATATATGCCAGATAAATACTAGAGGAAAATCAATACTGTATTTTTGTCGAAGTTGAGTAAGAGGAAACCAGCATGGTCTCTGGAGTTCAAAATACACACATATAGCCCAAACATGGGCAGTATAAACAAATCTCATCAGGGTAACGGTGTATCTCATGATATAGTTATTATTGCTGGAAATTAACCAAAACATTACCCTTTTTACATTTCCAGgtttggaatgtggaagtaaactatagcagggtaCACTgtgttagttttcacagttttaGTCATAAATGTTTCTcagtgaaaatgtcctttaaatgtaGTCAATATCTCATCACTTAAGTTGAtcaattttagtcaattttacttCAAAATGGCATGttattttagtcaacaaaaacaacattttagttaaagctacactgtaacgtttggccctctagcggttaaaaaataaaactgcatgtgtcttgtggaagaacattgttttggttgtggttcggctCCTCTGagtggatgaatgtggtttgaggcaccggtgtaaacatgaatacaggacatcttatcagagcgaatggacaaataattaatgaaagaaaggaaaagacggatatccgaaaacatgtaatctgagcagataagtgccatatcttatgctgttgttttgacttattggaatcATTgaagttttgaaataaatgaagttaggcaacgttcgttaacgTTAGatataatgattgctagtctgataacgtcaaacgttgtaaagtttttataactgcaggatattctggccaaatagaccatgatagtaaataatttatagattgtcattgttaccagccagtggtcaacatcatttcaagactcacatgtccttggcaagcctagaactgaaggatttatttatataaattattgctgttataaagaaaaatacacacgtgtgctaggaagtgaaaagttctgcaccgattacagtataattattgtatttcactacacacacatagatgtgtgattacacaactatacataaaccataccaataaaatatcttccctgttgagtaagaaaaaatgCCATCTCTCgcatttaaatcctttcagatgtCAGAGtcgtcaccacctctgaaaagccaagccgatattgattcgggttttattacagactctgtcgctttccctttttgcttgcagacgctgctctgttcggggtttctttgtttttacaaccggtgattccccggatgtttgctgttttgaatgatccatggtcaatttttctcgttggttgtgacaataaactttcagcttcagcttaCATGCGCACTACAgaagccggatcttattttctctgtgtacggatatgacgtgaacacgcacgggcgaatgacgtatgtatgaaATTTCCCccgaaatccgtcccgacagctctaaaatatttataattatattatcatGATTATAGGTTTATCagagtgtatttgggtaaagacatggtttggaagatggatttttgttgctcTCATTAatatcattttgttatttttttaacaaaacaaagttacatagtgtagctttaatgatgatgtgcaaaatgacaaaaacatttatcataCTGTAACAGGCCAAACCGTtaccaaatatttagaaaaatatataaacaaattatttttattacaatattttttttattacaaattaaatatgaatattttgttATGTGTAGTGTGTTTTTAAGGAAACTGTTTTATTTCCTTTTGGTGCCACCTAAATCAGAAAGGATTATTAGATTGGATGCTGCCAAGTCAAACGGAGTTTCAGAACACACATTGTTACTTTTTTAACCtaaaattgttttacttttacagTTATAATATTTTGGTTTTATCTGCTCAGTACTTAGATTCCAgctataaatatttcatatttataacTTATTTTATGGAAAATGTGATTTCTTAAAAGCATCCTGAATCTACAGTGATTTAGCATTAccttataatttatattattagaCTTTTTCTTTGAAACATAATGTGGATGTTGCTTCCATTCAGAACCGATGTTCATTGCAGCAGACGTCAGAAATGCCCATTAAAgtgactgttcacccaaaaattaaaataaattaaaatttaaaacattaaattaatgtcttctaaagcgacacgatcacctTTGGcatgaaaaaagatcaataattaagtactttttaactataaataatcacttccggtcagcagcagtatgcgcttTCACGAGAGCACTGAGTTcatgtggtctctcgtgtgacgtattcgcgttggcaGGATTCACCATTgtgaaaatcatacagatacaaatacatgCCAACACGATTTTGTCacacgcgcatactgctgctgaccggaagtgatggtttatcgttaaaaagtacttaattatttatcttttttcatgCCAAAGGtgattgtgtcgctttagaagacattaatttaaccgctggagtcatatggatgatgtttatgatgactgtctgtgatttttggagcttcaaaagagaaatctccattcacttgcattttaaggacctactgagctgagatatttctctattttacttcaaatatgttctgctgaagaaagaaagtcaaacacacctggaatatcatgaggatgagtaaataatgagagaatgttcatttttgggtgaactgtttctttaaaacattgaaaaactatttttattaatgattatGAATAATGATTGCATTTAGAGTAGAAATAAAGCATGGCCATATTTTTTGCGTTCCTGGACGCCACCAATTGGGGCCTGAAaggtacaaaataaataaaaatataaaacattttgctgGATAACACttctaaataaggcagaaatgcatcatcacagtctctGAAAAGGGTCCATGGTTTGAATTTTATATAATTGTAACGgggttcaaggaatgcatgggaaggaggaagctgggactggcttgacaaaacacgtagacatttatttctcacttaaacataacataaaacaactccCAAGTGCTGCTTCCCCACAGACACATTGAatacacacagctccgtgtgtctctctccctgtctgccactgtctcctctccttaaatactcccaccaccCCACACTGGAACGCGAGGCCggtgtggcgcacaggtggaactcgttcACCAATTGttttcccggcctcgctctgcccagacgctgctcggccccgccctgctcgccacaataATCATGTGGtattttttggataatccagtgatttaaatactttacaaatacaaagatatttaatctcatttgattattttctctttttatttggcaCTTGGATGCAAACCAAAAGATTAGTCATAACAAATGGATAAAAATAACAGCAAGTTGAAAACAAAAGACATGAAATGACTAATGTAAGTGTTATTtgaaaactaatattataaaagagCTAGTTCCCGCTCTAAATTTGTGTTAAGGGTGTTGTGTTGTTTGTAGCTGATGTGTCACTCCTGATGATCGTGTATTTTGTCTCTCAGGCTCAGGACCCACAAATGTTGGATCAACTGTCCAAAAACATCACCAGATGTGGCCTGTCCAACTCCACCCTCAACTACCTCCGAGTGCGTGTACATTGATTCCTCTAGACATCAGATTGAATCAGTAAGCAGATcagtacatttgtatttattccTCTGTTCTGTCTGTGTGGTGTTAGTTGTGTGTGATCCTGGAGCCCATGCAGGAGCTGATGTCCAGACACAAGACGTACAGTCTGAGTCCCAGAGACTGTCTGAAGACCTGCCTGTTCCAGAAGTGGCAGAGGATGGTCGCTCCACCAGGTCAGAAATCAGGCTTGTATAGTTTGCTGTTCTTTTTGCAGCTGGTGTGGTTTCTTTTAAGcttgtctgtgtgtctctctgcAGCTGAACCAGCCAGACAGGCACCGAGTAAACGGCGGAAGCGTAAGATGTCTGGTGGCAGCACCATGAGCGCAGGCGGCGGCACTAAtaataacagcaacaacaaaaagaaaagccCAGCAAACAGTTTCCCGCTGTCCAGTCAAGTTCCTGTGAGTAACCAGTCACGTCGCTGCATTACAGTTTCCCATTTAGGGATGGGAACCAAGAACCGgtttcgtttaaaaaaaaataccagaacTGTTAAGTTCTCGAATGTGCattcttaggccacgtccacactaatatgtttttgcttGAAAACACATTATATTGCCATCCGCACTAGAATGCTGGCTTTCTTAACCAAAACCAGAGCATtttaaaaagctctctaataTTGCATACATTGGAAAATGATGACGCTaggactcttatgagccagttctttttagtgagtcagaaacatttattaatcacacagaattctattaaacacaaaacagaatttgagatgtgctggagatGAATtttcataaatctcctgtgatgcatgaacacacactgatggaCATTATTAgtagaataattaaataaatgtgtgaacAAATGTTTGAACCAGACTTTACTTTGTAGAAGTCCACAGTgatgaaagtgcctgaagttaaagaaacagccaaatttcaaaatataaagCATAAAACCAATCCATTttaatttgttctttattttcatgtactgttaaaaatgttttaaaactagTGATGGATCAATAAAtggtcattttgagattattggcatATACCAGGAACAGCATCGGCTGGCTGATTACTAGAAGCGTTAACTCTCTAAAGTGTAActttcacctgaaaatgaatttctgtcatcattttctcaccctcacgtttttccaaacctgtatgactttttcagtGGAACGCAGATAATTTTCAAAGAATATCGGGTCTGTTCTCTTTAGGATGTagtaaaaatatgattttctgatgcatcatgatcttcatttgaacagtctcaaaatcaattcttaaatcccaagattgatcttttactctatgcgcaaccctctactgcaGTGAGAGAAAATCTCTCGCATTTGAAGTTcagtagtgattgagtagtatagtgattaagaagttcagcagtgattgagtagtatagtgaagaagttcagcaatgattgggtagtatagtgaagaagttcagcaatgattgagtagtatagtgatgaagaagttcagcagtgattgagcagtatagtgatgtagaagttcagcagagattgagtagtatagtgatgaagaagttcagcagtgattgagtagtatagtgatgaagttcagcagtgattgagtagtatagtgatgaagttcagcagtgattgagtagtatagtgatgaagttcagcagtgattgagtagtatagtgatgaagttcagcagtgattgagtagtatagtgatgtagaagttcagcagtgattgagtagtatagtgaagaagttcagcagtgattgagtagtatagtgatgtagaagttcagcagaaattgagtagtatagtgatgtagaagttcagcagagattgagtagtatagtgatgtagaagttcagcagtgattgagtagtatagtgatgaagttcagcagtgattgagtagtatagtgatgtagaagttcagtagtgattgagtagtatagtgatgaagttcagcaatgattgagtagtatagtgatgaagttcagcagtgattgagtagaatagtgatgaagttcagcagtgattgagtagtatagtgatgaagttcagcagtgattgagtagtatagtgatgaagttcagcagtgattgagtagtttagtgaagaagttcagcaatgattgagtagtatagtgatgaagaagttcagcagagattgagtagtatagtgaagaagttcagcaagttcagcagagattgagtagtatagtgaagaagttcagcagtgattgagtagtatagtgatgaagaagttcagcagtgattgagtagtatagtgatgtagaagttcagcagagattgagtagtatagtgaagaagttcagcagtgattgagtagtatagtgatgaagttcagcaatgattgagtagtattgtgatgtagaagttcagcagagattgagtagtatagtgatgtagaagttcagcagtgattgagtagtatagtggtgtagaagttcagcagtgattgagtagtatagtgaagaagttcagcaatgattgagtagtatagtgatgaagaagttcagcagagattgagtagtatagtgatgcagaagttcagcagagattgagtagtatagtgaagaagttcagcagtgattgagtagtatagtgatgaagttcagcagtgattgagtagtatagtgatgtagaagttcagcagtgattgagtagtatagtgaagaagttcagcaatgatggagtagtatagtgatgaagaagttcagcagtgattgagtagaatagtgatgaagttcagcagtgattgagtagtatagtgatgaagaagttcagcagtgattgagtagaatagtgatgaagttcagcaatgattgagtagtatagtgatgaagaagttcagcagagattgagtagtatagtgaagaagttcagcagtgattgagtagtatagtgatgaagaagttcagcagtgattgagtagtttagtgaagaagttcagcaatgattgagtagtatagtgatgtagaagttcagcagtgattgagtagtatagtgaagaagttcagcagtgattgagtagtatagtgatgtagaagttcagcagtgattgagtagtatagtgaagaagttcagcaatgattgagtagaatagtgatgaagaagttcagcagtgattgagtagtatagtgatgaagaagttcagcagtgattgagtagaatagtgatgaagaagttcagcagagattgagtagaatagtgatgaagaagttcagcagtgattgagtagaatagtgatgaagaagttcagcagagattgagtagtatagtgaagaagttcagcagtgattgagtagtatagtgatgaagaagttcagcagtgattgagtagaatagtgatgaagaagttcagcagtgattgagtagaatagtgatgaagaagttcagcagtgattgagtagtatagtggtgaagttcagcagtgattgagtagtttagtgaagaagttcagcaatg
This DNA window, taken from Myxocyprinus asiaticus isolate MX2 ecotype Aquarium Trade chromosome 37, UBuf_Myxa_2, whole genome shotgun sequence, encodes the following:
- the ldb1b gene encoding LIM domain-binding protein 1b isoform X2 — translated: MSVGGCACPGCSSKSFKLYSPKEPPNGSAFPPFHPGTMLDRDVGPTPMYPPTYLEPGIGRHTPYGNQTDYRIFELNKRLQNWTEECDNLWWDAFTTEFFEDDAMLTITFCLEDGPKRYTIGRTLIPRYFRSVFEGGANELYYILKHPKESFHNNFVSLDCDQCTMVTQNGKPMFTQVCVEGRLYLEFMFDDMMRIKTWHFSIRQHRELIPRSILAMHAQDPQMLDQLSKNITRCGLSNSTLNYLRLCVILEPMQELMSRHKTYSLSPRDCLKTCLFQKWQRMVAPPGQKSGLYSLLFFLQLVWFLLSLSVCLSAAEPARQAPSKRRKRKMSGGSTMSAGGGTNNNSNNKKKSPANSFPLSSQVPDVMVVGEPTLMGGEFGDEDERLITRLENTQFDAANGIDDEDSFNNSPALGANSPWNNKPPSSQEGKNDNSTSQASQ
- the ldb1b gene encoding LIM domain-binding protein 1b isoform X3, with amino-acid sequence MTDELEAVGCSSKSFKLYSPKEPPNGSAFPPFHPGTMLDRDVGPTPMYPPTYLEPGIGRHTPYGNQTDYRIFELNKRLQNWTEECDNLWWDAFTTEFFEDDAMLTITFCLEDGPKRYTIGRTLIPRYFRSVFEGGANELYYILKHPKESFHNNFVSLDCDQCTMVTQNGKPMFTQVCVEGRLYLEFMFDDMMRIKTWHFSIRQHRELIPRSILAMHAQDPQMLDQLSKNITRCGLSNSTLNYLRLCVILEPMQELMSRHKTYSLSPRDCLKTCLFQKWQRMVAPPGQKSGLYSLLFFLQLVWFLLSLSVCLSAAEPARQAPSKRRKRKMSGGSTMSAGGGTNNNSNNKKKSPANSFPLSSQVPDVMVVGEPTLMGGEFGDEDERLITRLENTQFDAANGIDDEDSFNNSPALGANSPWNNKPPSSQEGKNDNSTSQASQ
- the ldb1b gene encoding LIM domain-binding protein 1b isoform X1; protein product: MLDRDVGPTPMYPPTYLEPGIGRHTPYGNQTDYRIFELNKRLQNWTEECDNLWWDAFTTEFFEDDAMLTITFCLEDGPKRYTIGRTLIPRYFRSVFEGGANELYYILKHPKESFHNNFVSLDCDQCTMVTQNGKPMFTQVCVEGRLYLEFMFDDMMRIKTWHFSIRQHRELIPRSILAMHAQDPQMLDQLSKNITRCGLSNSTLNYLRLCVILEPMQELMSRHKTYSLSPRDCLKTCLFQKWQRMVAPPGQKSGLYSLLFFLQLVWFLLSLSVCLSAAEPARQAPSKRRKRKMSGGSTMSAGGGTNNNSNNKKKSPANSFPLSSQVPDVMVVGEPTLMGGEFGDEDERLITRLENTQFDAANGIDDEDSFNNSPALGANSPWNNKPPSSQEGKNDNSTSQASQ
- the ldb1b gene encoding LIM domain-binding protein 1b isoform X4, which encodes MLDRDVGPTPMYPPTYLEPGIGRHTPYGNQTDYRIFELNKRLQNWTEECDNLWWDAFTTEFFEDDAMLTITFCLEDGPKRYTIGRTLIPRYFRSVFEGGANELYYILKHPKESFHNNFVSLDCDQCTMVTQNGKPMFTQVCVEGRLYLEFMFDDMMRIKTWHFSIRQHRELIPRSILAMHAQDPQMLDQLSKNITRCGLSNSTLNYLRLCVILEPMQELMSRHKTYSLSPRDCLKTCLFQKWQRMVAPPAEPARQAPSKRRKRKMSGGSTMSAGGGTNNNSNNKKKSPANSFPLSSQVPDVMVVGEPTLMGGEFGDEDERLITRLENTQFDAANGIDDEDSFNNSPALGANSPWNNKPPSSQEGKNDNSTSQASQ